The Nicotiana tomentosiformis chromosome 9, ASM39032v3, whole genome shotgun sequence genome contains the following window.
TACATTTAGTTTTGAGAGAAGTACGCTTCACGACTTGTCAGTAAAATACTTAATATCAGAGAAGTGAGAACTAAAGCAATCAAATAAAAACAAGAGTTAACGTTTTCCTTATTAAttatcaaaaaataaaacaatAGTTGAAGCTTATGCATCTTAATTTGAGATTGAATTAGTTAAAATCCTATTTGTTTTAAGATGCCCCAAAGGAcctactttcacatctttttccTATCCAGAAGACATACTTCTAAGTGTTTCCGTAGTGAACATACAAGTCTTTGGAGTAACTGGATTGACACTTACGTGATTACTGCAGGCAAATCCAAACACAATGTCTCAATACCGCCATCAACTTCTCTGTCAACTGTAGCCACCTGCTTTTCTTTGTCCAGCACAACCTAACAGAAGCATCATAGTGAGATTGAAGCCCTAAACAAGCCAGCTGGACATGATAGTAAAGAAACTATAGTTGAAAGGCGAGATGGATTTTGGAAGACTGATGATTGTTTGATAATTTTTTTGCTCGGAAAAGTGCTGATTGCATGAGATCAGACAAATCCTCTTGTATGAACAGAAGTATAAAACTAACTTGGTTTGTAGATTAGACGGCTCATAAATCAAACAGCTAAATGATAGATATCGTCTTATATCTGATTAGCTTCATACATATGAGCAGACGGGTTCAAGAGGTGCTCAAGAGGCAGATATAAAGAAGGCAGAAGCAAACCAAAAGAAGCAGTTTGAAAGTGTTGGATACTTGGACGCAATGCCCAAGAGGTACTCAAAATACAAACACTGAAGCCACAGGTGGAGCCAAGATTTGAAGCTTATGGGTTCGTATTTCCAATCAGTTTAAGTCAccgggttctaaattaataatttatataatattgaaTGGATTTCTTAAGACAATTATAGGATTTGaaccaaagctactgggttcggccgaagCCGCAACCGTAAGGCTAGCTCCGCCCTTGACTGAAGTAGAGGTGATCTAAACCAACTTAGACCAAATAGGGATTGCAGAATCACAATCTTTGAATCTCTTTAGCTCTTTCCTTATGCAGAAATGATACCAACCTTAGAGGCAAAAGTTCCCTGTGGCCATCTGAGAAGTCCTGCAACCATTTGGCCCGTCTGGTTTTGATCATTGTCAATTGCCTACATAAAAATCACAATATTAGACAAACAAACTGACTGAAATCCAAGAAGAAAACTGGAAAAGAAAAACGAAGAAAATAACCAAGAAAACACAGAGAATAGCAGATAGTAACTCCACAAAAACCAAGACTTGTTCCATTTATGACTTATCAGTCAAAAACTAAGGATATACTTGGTTTGGCAGAAAACGATTTCTCTTATTAGGTCATTTTCTAGTGTTTGATTGCCTTAAGTGTTGCAAACGTGTtcccaaaagaaaatattttccacaaaaagaGATAAATGACTTACCTTCACTTATGAGCAGAATTCATTTTCTTTTACAAATATCTCCAACTCTTACTTCATATTACTTGATTCAACACTCTTAAACATTATGTCATTCTTTAACACTAAAGAATATCATCAAAACACTATAATTGTACCTTATCTTCCATTATGTGACTTGTGTTTATACCCAACCAAACACTGGAAATGATCCAAAACATAATCTACAAAGACAACTATGCCGCCGGGTATTTGCTGCCTTCCACCAGCACATATATCGAGTAATCAGATCTATCTTACTAGCCTAATATACCAAACAATTGTTTGTACACAAAATGACAAACAAAAGCAGAATAAAAGCTCAAATCTTTACATCAAAATCATACCTGTTTGCCAAGAAGAAGAAGACCAGGCTTTTCAACATCAACAAGAGCTTTAAGAATCTTAGCAATTGTAAGTGGGTATATATTCTCAGGTGCTTCAACATGAATTGCCCGGTCTGCTCCCATAGCTAACCCGGTTCTTAAAGTTTCCGAAAACTGAACGGGCCCAATACTAACAGCCACCACTTCTGAAGCCAAACCGGATTGTTTAATCCTTAAAGCTTCTTCTAAagctatttcacaaaatgggttcaTTGACATCTTCACGTTTTTGGTCTCTACTCCACTCTTCAGTCCCAACATTAAAACAATTGTCAATTAAAATTACACCCCAAAAAAATGAAATTTCAATCAAATGATATTGTTACAGATTGTACCTTGTCCGGTTTAACTCGGATTTTGACGGCGTAATCAACGACACGTTTGATGGCTACCATGATCTTCATTGTTGGTCGGAAATTGTTCGGAGAAAATGGAGAGTATTTTTAGCTAGACACGGAAGTTGCTATTCGTTTAAAAGTCTATTTATGTCCacgttagagaaaaaaaatgaaatagtAGTATAATAAGGGCTATTTGCACAAAATAGGATAAGTTTTGGGGAAAAGATTACACGCCAGCATTATGGCTAATAAATATGTAAAAATTCCACCattggtcgcccccatttaatatatacccatatttttaaaattatttaacatATACCCTAATTTTAATAACTTCAgacgcttcttcttcttcttcgacctATGCGCTCCTTTCTTACTACTCTTCTTATCTATCAAATTAACTTTTCAATCACTACTTTAATATATTCACTAATAAAATATGAAGTCAAATTAACAACGTAACCTACATTTGATCAAATACTGTCATAAAATAACAAAACAGAGTATTGTTATTGTTCTCTATTTGAATTCAGAAACCCTGTCAATAGAAGGTAAAACGTGAGCTTCTGCAAATTTTACAATCCTTTATTTTGCAAGCTCGAGATACAAATCCAAATGCACCGAGAGCGCAACAGATACTCTCTAGTTCATCTTGTTATGTGTTTATCTCATACTGAATATACAGAAGTTCCAAATCCAGTATGAAGAACATGAAGAATTCCCCATGAGGTAAAGCCCGATGTGATGCCAAACCAGCTCTTAGTTACACTGAAAAGTTAATTTGTCCTGAAGTTTGCATTACaaattgaagaacttcagactaatttgtctgaaatTTGCACTATGAAGTGAGAGGAAACTGAAGTTTGCCTTTGCACTATAAActgaagttcctgaagtttgcactacaaattgaAGAACTTCAAACTAATTtatctgaagtttgcactatgaagTGAGGGGAAACTGAAGTTTGCTCTTGCACTATAAACTGAAGTTCCTAAAGTTTTCACTACAAATTGAAGAACTTtagactaatttgtctgaagtttgcactatgaagTGAGGGAAAACTAAAGTTTgcccttgcactatgaactgaagttcctgaagtttgcactacaaattgaagaattttagactaatttgtctgaagtttgcactatgaagTGAGAAAAAATTGAAGTTTGCCCTTGCACTATAAACTGAagtttgcgtgattgcctttgcaagtcaggccaaacttcaggcaaaaatatctgaagttttgctttgataaggctacacttcaggcaaaaaaTCCTGAAATTCAAACTTCGAACATAAATTTTTGCTATTTCAGGCCCGTATGCctgaagttacccgaaaagtgggTATGCTTGTAATTGTTTTTGCAAAGCGGGTATATGTTAAAATGTGACCCAAAAACTGGGTATAGGTGCAAATACCTCAATAAATATTGACAAAATACATAAGTAGCCACTTTACATATAGCCCAAATCCTTGTTAGACATTTTCTGGGAACGAATATTATTTTACACACCTAACCTTTCCAAAGTGTATCTAAGACATACCACTTTTGCTACGTGGCACGCGCGTGCGTAACAACAGAGATAAGAGCGTGAACCCTTTGAAAAAATATTCCCAAATATGTTTaagtgccacgtgtcaaaattttatatatatatttttaattagtGGGTCCCCATAACCCCACCCTctccttctcttcttcttcttcatcacaTACCCCCTCTCCCCATTTTCCTCTATGTTTTCTCCCAACCTCTTCTCCCTTTTTTCATCTTCTTAACATGTAATTTACTAATCTATTAAACCCATTATAAAGAATTAATCAAATAACTTGCTGTAAATGTTCTTTAATAGGGGCTACAAAAATTCTTTTGCTTCTTTTTCTACCATTAAGACCCACTTTACATAAATCAAAAAAAGaattatatttcttgaaaataGCTGAAATTATACAATTCTTCAGTTCTATTTCCTTCATCTTCAAGATTTGTTACTATTATGACATGTTAATCATGGAGGAAAACGAGAAGGGTTTAGGGGGTAGAGATTGTGTTTATTATTGGTGGTGGAGTGGTTCAGAAGGGGTGGTTGGGGCATGGGGGAGTTCAAGATTTGATGAAGAAGAGAAGAAACGAGGGAAAATAGGTTTGGTTTTGGGGCATAGATGGAGGAATCTTATGGTGGCTGCCATTGTTGTGGTAGCTTCTGATTTATGGTGGCTGCCATTATTGTAGCACTGGTTGTACATACCTTGCAAAAGAGAAAGAGACGAGAGAAGGTGTTATGGGTATAATTATAAATTTAAGTATTTTATTGTTTAAAATTTTTTAACATGTGTCACGACCTTATAGGTGCGTGATATTACACATATTCTGAAAAATTGGTTAAGAAAAAACTAGTGTGTCTTAGATACACTTTGGAAAGGTTGGGTGTGTAAAGTAATATTCGTTCCCAGAAAGTATGTAACGGGGATTTGGGGCATAAGTCAGGtgtcaacttatgtattttgccataaatatttgaaacttatttacctaAAATGTCCtagttttgtatattacccgccctaaacaaggattacttacaaattatatacaatccattattagtgccttaattAGGGAATTCAATTacacttttttttttctcctttttttttttttttttttttctgtcgtCTCTCTCCATGTATAATCCACCTTAACTTAGGTAATTTTGTTACCCGAGTTTATAATCCAAAAATATTCAATTGTGATCACAAGCAAATTAGAACGATCCAATGGTTCTCACAAGTCATTAACAAAAAATTAATGGGATATAGTGTAGCTTTTTCAAAGTAAAAATCATGAAGCTATTAATATTTCTAATTAGGTCCGACAATGGAGAACTAACTGATATTCTAAAATCATgcattgaaattgaattgtcatataACTAATTGCTTGAacaaaaagtataactttcggttaaaactatcatatttatataatgatgggttaaatctagttaacGATAATATCTCTAAATGCGGATCTTGAAAGCGTGGATAATGTGGGACAGATCTAATAGGAGATTGACAATAACATGCACTAAATATTCATAAAGTATGAGAAATAATGGACgagtaactagcaataaatgacatttaagtaaatatgatgagtgattcacccaataaagaatGGATTAGATGATtattcctcctgacaatgatgagtgacagataaATCCTAGAATGTTTGAATTATTCTCGGAGCTGACgaaaaagtatggaataatatgaacaagaatcttgatgaaaaggTAATGCTTGTATCTTtgctagagagagagagaatctttctTAGAAAATTGATCTTATTAGATCAATATTACAGATCCCCTGTCCTTATTTTTTGTCTTCTTTATATGGGACACATCCCTaataaaccctaatagtacatgtGCAGAGAATATTCTTTAGAATATTCCCTCTATTATCCTATTCTAAAAACTAGCCGTTACGGTTCTTTCTGCGGACTTCGTCCTCGACCATTATAAGCATCCCGACCACGAGCTTCGCCATTTCCTGATCGACCTCGATTGATTTTTCCTCAATACTTTCTCGCCCTAAATATTCCGTAGTAGATTTCGACCTATaaagttagtccctccgcttattaaggTCGTCCTCAGATGACCTTGATGAGTGGACTTTGTTGGTTATGGTCGAGGATAGTGGACGAGTGGGTCAGGCAGTTAAGCTTGGGATGAGACGACAATGTGGCCTTTTGAGAGCCGCAACTTTTAGGGTTGCGTCGTTTCTGTGCTAGAATGACGTCACGACATCATTCATCATTATGGCATTCATTTGTTTTTTTACGTGTTTTCCTCATCAAAACCTTGAGATTTCTTCTCCCTTCTCCCTCGTTGTGTGTCTTTTTTCATAGTCTTAGTGCTTCCCGTTGCTTTCAATCCCTCTTTCTCATCAAAAATATGGCTAATGCATCCTCTGGTTACGTTGTGGGAACTGACCTTGTCCCTTTGGCGGTGTTTATGCCTCCTCACGCTAATGACGCTCTATCGCCATTGAAGATGAGAACTttcctacggtggaggaaataattcctCGTAGCAAGAAAGTTAGGTCTGATTTTTCGAAGGCGCCTGAGGTTTCTGAGTCGACTATGAAAGGGTCGACCTAGCAGAGCTTAGGTCAAAATTCAACGTTCCTGCCCGCATCGATTTGGTCCCAGCAGGGCGTGATGTGGTACAAGTCCACCGCCCCGGGTATTACGCATTTTATGCATATCCCTTCCAGATCGGCTATGCTCTTCCTCTTCTCCCATTGGCAGAGGAATTCTGTTGCTACTATGGCGTGTGCCCAGTTCAACTCGCCCCATATATCTACAAGCTCATCAGGATGCTTACTAAATTTGCGGAGTTAGCCGGGGTCGAGATCACACCGAGACATCCGATGCATCTCTTCACCCCTAGTTTCTATAGGGAAGCAATGTTGAACCTTCGCTATCGGGGAGGCAAATGCcaggtggtgaagatggacgacaagGCAAGTCGTCACTTCTGGAACAACTTCTTTTTTGTCAGAACTGAAGACGTGGTGGCTAACGCGGATGGCTTCCCTGAGACTTAGAACTACACTCGTAAGTGTTTATTCTTCTCTTGTTAAAACATTTGATCTGTCTGCTTTAGTCGTAGGCTCTGAAATTTTATCTCTTCTTTGTGCAGCCACGACTACACCCCCTCTTTTGGTCGGGGACATTTCTAACTGGGTTGGCCGGATTCTGCCTCACATTGTGGGAATTCGTGAGTGGCCGGGCTTTTTCAAGAGGCCTGCTCCTTCCTTAGCCGATGAGTTTCTCTAtatatgtttttgtttttttggccTCATGGTCGCCTACTTATTGTAGTTTGCTCTTGGTAGTGATGATAACCTTGCtttgcttttttttctttttcagctCGAGGATCTTCGAGGAGGCCGAGGGCTCATCCTCCTGTGTTTTGTAAGAGAAAGGCTGCCTCCTATTTGGTGTATATTTCCGCTATGGCCGCGGCTAGACCTACTTGATCATCTGCCTATGTTCCTTCCTCAACCGCGGCCAGGTCTGATCGGTCTTCGGCCCCATCTACTGCTGCCTCAACATCGGTATCTACTCCGCCTGCGGATATTTTGACAGTGGAGCTACCAGCTTCTTCTTTGTACCGTCTAGTGGATGAGGGGGAGGAGTCGTCGAGCGGCGGGAATTTGGTTCCTCATAAGAGAAGATTAGTGGACGTCGGTGATTGGGTCGCCCGGGTTGTGGATTCATCACGGGATGATTTTGTCATCTGTGGGATGACGGCCATTACACTCGAGGACAACGTCGAGCAGGCATCTGCTGTTCGATATTGGCGGTAAGAGCCAAAGGGCCGACCGTTGCGGCTTCTGATAATTTACGGCATGAGGGACCGTCGACTTTGCAGCCGGCTAACGATGCTTCTTTGCTGGCCGAGGAGAGAGGCAAAGGTGTTGCCAAGGATGGCTACGAGATGGGTTCTGATCTCGATGCTGACTAGATGGGGATGATGGATGAGGGATTTACTTACCTGGAGGTGAGACTATAGGGGTCCACACAGACCATTGTGATCCCCATGGATCGAAATTTATTGAAAGATACTAAGAACGTGGTTCCTGCCCTCGGTCCCCTTTGTTCTGATATGGAGAGTCGAACTCTCCAAGAGCTGAAAGATGCTACCTTATCGAGGAGCATAGCTAGCCTCTCTCTCGGGGTAAGTTTTTCGACGCTTATGTTCATTATGCTCAATGTTTAGGCTTTATTCTTACtctgttttctttctttcttttctagaCCATGATCTTGAAAATTGAAAGAGCCCGAAGAGAGGAGCAGCGTAAGGCTATTTTTATGAAGTTGCAGCAAAAATACCGCGAGTACCATGGCAAGCATCGGGAAATTTATAGGCGGTTTGGTAAGACCGGTAATTTCCAGGCTCTTCGAGATGAATtgaaggagaaggatgacgaGTTGTTGAGGGTCATCGAAAAGTGCAGCGTCCTCGATGGGACGCTAAGAAATAAAGAGGAAGAGCTTAAGGTTAGCAGGGGGGTCGAAGCCTAGTGCGGCGACCTAGTGCGGCGACCTTCAAGCCCAAGTGGCTTCTCTACGCGCCTAACTTGAGGAGTGGCAATTCAAAGCGGATTCTCTAAGCGGCGAGGTTTCCGAGAAGGAAGAGGACCTTGAGAATGCTGAGTTTGTTCGGTCAGGGGATCTGAGGAAGGCGGAAGCTTTGGAGGTAGTGATCCGTATTCTTCGCTCTGAGCGAAAAAATGACTTGGAGACGGCTAAGCATAAAGAAGAGCGGCTTGATGAGAGGATTGGGGAGTTGGAGAAAGACAACTCCCTCCTTCAGGACTAGGTGGCCACCTTAGAGGCCGCGAAGGCTCAAATGCTTGCATGACCGTCGTCTTCTTACACTTTAGATTTTCTGAGCATTTCCCGGGGATtgtacgaggaatggattcacgcTGAGGCCCAGTTGGACGCGTTTCGATATTTGCATGCGGCGGGGTCTGTTCCTGGGGACGCCCTTGAAGATGCTCGTGTTAAAGCCCGTGAAGCTTGAATCACTTGCGGATATAATCCTGCTATGTCGAAGGCTGGTGACGATGAGAGGGATGCGAATGTGGATCAGATTGAAGAGGATGCCTGGTATGAGGATGCGTACCCTGAGGGGGCAGATGGTCAAGCCGATGGCACTGATGCTCCTGGTGGCGACCAatagtttttcttttcttgtacCTAATTCTTTTTCTTTGGTTCGGGCTTGTATGTTTTTTGATTTTCTTGGCCCTAATCGTTTAGTTCGAATGAGGTTGAACACATCCTAAGTTTAATTACGGCCGAGGGCTAgttaggtgttgattcgaacaGGGTCGAATATAAACCGTGTTtggttatggccgagggccagttaggtgttaattcgaatgaggtcgaatataacctttgTTGTTATGGCCGGGGGGCAgtttaggtgttaattcgaacgaagTCTAATATATACCTCTGTTTAATTATGGCCGGGGGACAGTTTAGgcattaattcgaacgaggtctaATATATTCGAACGAGGTCTAATATATACCTCTGTTTAATTATGGTCGAGGGCCAGTTGGGTGTtaatttgaacgaggtcgaatataacctcaGTTTGGTTATGGCCGAGGGCtagttaggtgttaattcgaacgagggcTAATATAACCTATATTGTTATGGCTGGTGGCCAGTTTAGGTATtaatttgaacgaggtcgaatataaacCTCTGTTTAATTATGGTCGAGGGCtagttaggtgttaattcgaacggggtcgaatataacctatgttGTTATGGCCGGGGGCAAgtttaggtgttaattcgaacgaggtcgaatataacctatatttAGTTAGATATGTCTCTAGGTGCGGCATTTGTCGACGTTGTGAACTTTAAGGTGATGTTGCCTTGGTTGTATATCTGgagaaatagaaataaacttcatgcatttgttctttgttcatacacttggagaaatttacatctTTTTTCGGGCATTGGCTAGCGTTCCAGTCCCAGTCCCAGtttatctagtcccttcattggtcggcCTGGAGAAGTCTTGAGAAGTCGGAAAATGAACTAGCCGTCTTGTGCCTCTATCCGTGCGTACTTCGACCTGAAGTGTCCATTtcgttgccttgttaaaaacctccttgagaaccCAATTgagacaaaactcaagtgaggggaaaaagagtacaacttgGGGGACGCTTTGTCTCTTAAAAGTTGAAATACTTAAGGTGGGTAATATTCCAGTcgtttggtagtagctttccttacattgtttctagttggaatgacccTTTGTTCGATGTTTCCATGGTTTTGTACGGGCCGTCTCAATTTATTCCCAGTTTACCTTCCCGTGGGTCTTTTCTTGCTTGTGTTTTAtctttaagcacgtagtccctGACTTTGAGTGTCCTGACctttgcctttttgttataatagcgttctgcttgttgtttttgggcgatcatacttacgtaggccatatctcttcattCTTCGGCTTCGTCGAGCTCTTGCCTTCTGCTTTCATCATTCCCTGGTCCGCTCTCGTGGGAGTATCTTAGGTTGGGCTCctcgacttcgaccggtattactgcatcagtcccatagactaataAGTAAGGCACCTCTCCTGTGCTTGTCTTTGGCGTTGTTTGGTAGGCCCAGAGTACTTGTGGTAATATTTCCAGCCACATCTCTTTGGAATTTTCaagttttttcttcatgatgtttagtatcGACTTGTTAGAGGACTCCGCTTGTCCGTTGCCCGCGGGATGATATGgcgttgagagtattcttttgatattccatttttcaaaaaatttagcGACTTTCTTTCCTGTAAATTGGGTTCGTTGTTGTAGCTAATCTCTTTGTGGAGGctgaatcgacatacgatattttccatatgaaggcgatcacttcCTGTTCACATATTTGGGCGAATACTCCTACTTCTACCCATTCAGAGCAATAGTCAGTCAaaacctgtaacgacccggtcggtcgttttgggTATTACAGccacgttcccccatttactgcttatcatgtgttcaattataattatgtgactcgTCGGAGAgggttcagaatgaattggaacacttagttccaagatttaaagcttaagttgaaatagttgacgaTGTTGACTATGtttaaacgaccccggaatagagttttaatgattccaatagctccgtatgatgattttggacttaggagcgtgtccgaaaaattatttggaagtccgtagttaaattaggcttgaattggctaaaaatagaaatttaagtttgaaagtttgaccggggaattgactttttgatatcagggtcggaattcgattttggaaattttaatatgtctgttatgtcatttatgtattgtgtgcaaaatttgaggtcaatcagacttgatttgataagttccggcatcgaatgtagaagttcaaaatccttagtttcattaaacttgaattggggtatgattcgtgattttagcgttatttgatgtgatttagaggttcaaataagatgatgttttaggacttgttggtgtatttggttgaggtcccgggggcctcgggtgagtttcggatggttaacggatcaaatttggacttagaacaattgaaacttgctGCTGTCTACTAATGCAATTGCACCTACGGAAATTAGCTCGTAGgtacgagctcgcagaagtgagcttGGTTGCGCAGAAGTGGAATTGGCTTGGCAAGggcaggggtcacaggtgcgcaCGCAGGACTGTATAAGCGGACTCGCACCTGCAAcgagttgatcgcagaagcggaagtgagagGGGAGGggcctcatcgcagaagcggcttgggttccgcaaatgcgaagccGCAGAAGAGGACCTTTTGTCCGCCGAAGCGGGGAGGACCTCGCATCTACGAGACCACAGATGCGGTTATGTATTTCGCTGAAGCGGAAACGCTGGGCAGGCTACAAAAACAGAAGGGTccaacatttttgtcattttggagttCAAACACACGGTTTGGGGCGATGTTTCAGAGGGATttcatgggaaaacttgaggtaagttacttgtgatcattgttagtcaataatattgaattatcattgagtattctgactagattatatgtttttgaggtgtaattagaggatt
Protein-coding sequences here:
- the LOC104093497 gene encoding electron transfer flavoprotein subunit beta, mitochondrial: MKIMVAIKRVVDYAVKIRVKPDKSGVETKNVKMSMNPFCEIALEEALRIKQSGLASEVVAVSIGPVQFSETLRTGLAMGADRAIHVEAPENIYPLTIAKILKALVDVEKPGLLLLGKQAIDNDQNQTGQMVAGLLRWPQGTFASKVVLDKEKQVATVDREVDGGIETLCLDLPAVITTDLRLNQPRYATLPNIMKAKSKPIKKFTPQDLNVEIKSDFEVVEVTEPPKRKAGLILSSVDELIDKLKIEARVI